In Thunnus thynnus chromosome 20, fThuThy2.1, whole genome shotgun sequence, a single window of DNA contains:
- the LOC137171994 gene encoding E3 ubiquitin-protein ligase TRIM39-like gives MASSSSLLSEEQFLCPICLDMFTQPVSTPCGHNFCMSCISCYWNDIPVCRCPVCKETFETRPDLKVNTFISELESQFMSLQVTDAHIWSLDQQQAGSGDTVQCDICTDTQQEAVKSCLECLTSYCDVHLEPHYRAAGLKRHTLVKPLASLDDRICKEHNRLLMLFCRKDDVLLCDVCASLRHVSHSVAPVQQAYKERKALVGDTEVKVQQMIKERLQKVQDMKASVEQSKTDTRDVIESSVRDLTALVSEIQKVKEELVKVIEEKQKAAEEQADGFISGMVREVVDLEITAVNLRDLKQMDDQVRFLQSFPVSSLLPHTMDLSTFSFDRHLGIQHIRKSLSKSVSQLRVLLDKMNTEINQSSEGADVSDDTELRHMQRFEVDVRLDPDTAHPLLILSDDGKQVRYNEGLWLNQNLNPNMFTVHLAVLGLRGFSSCKYYFEVFVGKKTEWCLGMATASIQKRGALIRGPHSGLWAIWFLGNKFEDFSSPNEPVHFGKVEKVGVFVDCDGGQISFYDVDTATHIYSFMECLFTEELYPYLNPCDNEYGSNLDPMIIVPVHSTY, from the coding sequence atGGCGTCCAGCAGCAGTCTGTTATCTGAGGAGCAGTTTCTGTGTCCCATCTGCCTGGACATGTTCACTCAACCCGTCTCTACTCCgtgtggacacaacttctgcaTGTCCTGCATCTCGTGCTACTGGAACGACATACCAGTCTGCCGGTGCCCCGTCTGCAAGGAAACTTTTGAAACGAGACCTGATCTCAAGGTCAACACTTTCATTTCCGAGCTCGAATCGCAGTTCATGTCGCTTCAAGTGACAGACGCTCACATCTGGAGCTTAGACCAACAGCAGGCCGGCTCTGGTGATACGGTACAGTGTGATATTTGCACTGACACCCAGCAAGAGGCTGTCAAATCCTGTCTGGAGTGTCTGACTTCCTACTGCGACGTTCATCTCGAGCCTCATTACAGAGCTGCCGGTCTGAAGAGACACACGCTAGTAAAGCCTTTGGCGAGCCTGGATGACAGGATCTGCAAGGAGCATAACCGACTCCTGATGTTGTTTTGTAGAAAGGACGATGTTTTGCTGTGTGACGTCTGCGCCAGTTTGCGCCATGTGAGCCACAGCGTCGCTCCTGTGCAGCAAGCGTACAAAGAGAGGAAGGCTCTGGTGGGGGACACGGAGGTCAAAGTGCAGCAGATGATCAAGGAAAGGCTACAGAAAGTGCAAGACATGAAGGCGTCCGTAGAGCAAAGCAAGACGGACACCAGGGATGTGATAGAAAGCAGCGTGCGTGACTTGACGGCGCTGGTGTCTGAGATTCAGAAGGTCAAGGAGGAGCTTGTAAAGGTGATTGAGGAgaagcagaaagcagcagaggaACAAGCAGATGGTTTTATCAGCGGTATGGTGCGGGAGGTCGTTGATCTGGAGATTACGGCGGTGAATCTGAGGGATCTAAAGCAGATGGATGACCAGGTGCGTTTCCTCCAGAGCTTCCCAGTGTCCTCCCTCCTACCACACACCATGGACTTGTCCACTTTTAGTTTTGACCGCCACCTGGGGATACAGCACATACGCAAATCTTTGAGCAAATCAGTGTCTCAACTGCGAGTGTTGCTGGATAAAATGAACACAGAAATAAATCAATCCTCCGAAGGCGCGGACGTGTCGGACGACACCGAGCTGAGACACATGCAGCGGTTTGAAGTGGACGTCCGGCTCGATCCTGATACAGCTCACCCTCTGCTCATTTTATCAGACGATGGCAAACAAGTGAGATACAATGAGGGTTTGTGGCTGAACCAGAACCTGAACCCGAACATGTTTACTGTACATCTCGCCGTTCTGGGACTAAGAGGCTTCTCGTCATGCAAGTACTACTTCGAGGTGTTCGTGGGTAAAAAGACTGAATGGTGTCTGGGAATGGCCACGGCGTCGATCCAGAAGAGAGGCGCACTCATTCGGGGTCCTCACTCTGGACTCTGGGCCATCTGGTTCCTAGGAAATAAGTTTGAGGACTTCAGTTCACCGAATGAACCGGTGCACTTTGGGAAAGTGGAGAAGGTCGGGGTGTTTGTGGATTGTGACGGAGGTCAGATATCGTTCTATGATGTAGATACAGCCACTCATATTTACTCATTCATGGAGTGTTTATTTACTGAGGAACTGTATCCGTACTTGAATCCTTGTGATAATGAATATGGTTCAAACTTGGATCCGATGATAATTGTTCCTGTCCATAGTACGTATTGA